The proteins below are encoded in one region of Cololabis saira isolate AMF1-May2022 chromosome 13, fColSai1.1, whole genome shotgun sequence:
- the lpar3 gene encoding lysophosphatidic acid receptor 3 — MAQENYSCHYNESMGFFYNKSTPDNWENTQLILVQVVGSFFCGFILFSNAMVIAAVITNKRFHYPFYYLLANLAASDFLAGIAYVYLMFNTGPVSQKLSVRGYFIRQGLLDISLSASLANLLVIALERYISVMNWKVHSNLTKRRVTLLIILVWALSILMGAVPSLGWNCICDLASCSQLAPIFSRSYLVFWSVSNLVVFLVMVVIYIRIYTYVKKKTAVLTPHTRSSLNRKRTPIKLIKTVMAVLGAFVICWTPGLLVLLMDGLNCQRCNVVKLKRWLLLLAVLNSVMNPCIYSYKDEDMWITFKNLIRCIGNGTRRQRSTRANARPLNSGQDTGNSQQHSEEMKSDDSKTLKT; from the exons ATGGCCCAGGAGAACTACAGCTGTCATTATAATGAGTCCATGGGCTTTTTCTACAACAAAAGTACCCCGGATAATTGGGAGAACACTCAGCTCATCCTGGTCCAGGTGGTGGGCTCCTTCTTCTGTGGCTTCATCCTGTTTTCCAACGCTATGGTCATAGCTGCAGTCATCACCAATAAGAGGTTTCATTATCCTTTCTATTATCTTCTTGCCAACCTTGCTGCCTCGGACTTCCTCGCAGGTATAGCCTATGTGTACCTCATGTTTAACACCGGGCCAGTGTCGCAGAAACTTTCAGTGAGAGGATACTTCATCCGACAAGGTCTTTTGGATATCAGTCTCTCAGCCTCACTGGCAAATTTACTTGTTATCGCTCTGGAGCGCTACATTTCTGTCATGAACTGGAAAGTACACAGCAACCTGACAAAGAGGAGGGTGACCCTGCTGATTATTCTGGTGTGGGCCCTTTCAATCCTCATGGGGGCCGTGCCGAGCCTGGGATGGAACTGTATCTGTGACCTGGCCAGCTGCTCTCAGCTCGCTCCAATTTTTAGCAGAAGCTATTTGGTCTTTTGGTCCGTCTCTAACCTGGTGGTGTTCCTGGTCATGGTCGTGATCTACATAAGGATATACACTTATGTCAAGAAGAAGACGGCAGTGCTTACGCCACATACCCGCAGCTCCCTCAACCGTAAGAGGACTCCAATCAAGCTCATCAAGACCGTCATGGCTGTCCTCG GGGCCTTTGTAATCTGCTGGACTCCCGGCCTCCTCGTCTTGCTTATGGATGGTCTCAACTGTCAGCGCTGTAACGTTGTGAAACTAAAACGCTGGCTGCTGCTTCTGGCTGTTCTCAACTCCGTCATGAACCCTTGCATCTACTCCTACAAGGATGAGGATATGTGGATAACTTTCAAGAACCTCATACGCTGCATTGGCAACGGTACCCGTCGGCAGCGGTCAACGCGGGCCAACGCCAGGCCTCTGAATTCTGGTCAGGACACGGGCAACAGTCAGCAGCACTCTGAAGAGATGAAAAGTGATGACAGCAAAACGCTCAAGACATGA